One Setaria viridis chromosome 5, Setaria_viridis_v4.0, whole genome shotgun sequence genomic region harbors:
- the LOC117857330 gene encoding probable chlorophyll(ide) b reductase NYC1, chloroplastic isoform X2 produces MFCNCKVATHLGKYVITMMGSGVVLGVGFQLSGGDSQMNELIWYSWLGGVIIGTMIGANSVLEEHCKAGPRNVVITGSTRGLGKAIAREFLLSGDHVVITSRSPESVLQTIKELEENIQEGLSVAKKKERKILSNAKVVGTACDVCKPEDVKKLVNFAINELGSVDIWINNAGTNKGFRPLVTFSDDDITQIVSTNLVGSLLCTREAMNVMQYQEKGGHIFNMDGAGSGGSSTPLTAVYGSTKCGLRQFQASLLKESRRSKVGVHTASPGMVLTDLLLSGSSLRNKQMFNLICELPETVARTLVPRMRVVKGSGKAINYLTPPRILLALVTAWVRRGRWFDDEGRAVYAAEADRIRNWAESRARFSFTDAMEMYTENTWVSVFSLSVVCAFIILSSSGGPLPGT; encoded by the exons ATGTTCTGCAACTGCAAG GTTGCTACACACCTAGGCAAATATGTTATCACTATGATGGGCAGTGGTGTTGTACTTGGGGTTGGATTTCAGCTATCAG GTGGAGACAGCCAAATGAATGAACTAATTTGGTATAGCTGGCTTGGTGGGGTGATTATTGGTACAATGATAGGTGCAAATAGTGTCCTAGAGGAACACTGCAAAGCTGGACCTCGTAATGTCGTCATAACGGGAAG CACAAGAGGGTTAGGAAAAGCAATTGCTCGGGAGTTTCTTCTTTCTGGAGACCATGTTGTGATTACTTCACGGAG TCCTGAATCAGTTCTTCAGACTATCAAAGAACTTGAAGAGAACATTCAGGAGGGCTTATCAGttgccaaaaagaaagaaaggaaaattttATCAAATGCCAAGGTTGTTGGTACAGCTTGTGATGTCTGTAAACCTGAAGATGTGAAGAAGTTAGTGAATTTTGCTATTAATGAGCTTGGCTCAGTTGACATCTGG ATAAATAATGCTGGCACGAATAAAGGATTTAGGCCACTGGTAACTTTTTCTGATGATGACATTACTCAG ATTGTATCGACAAACCTAGTTGGATCATTGCTGTGCACCAGAGAAGCTATGAATGTCATGCAATACCAAGAGAAGGGAGGCCATATATTCAACATGGATGGAGCAGGTTCTGGAGGATCAAGTACACCACTGACAGCTGT CTATGGTTCAACTAAATGTGGACTGAGGCAGTTCCAAGCATCACTTCTGAAGGAAAGCAGAAGATCAAAAGTTGGAGTGCACACTGCCTCTCCTGGTATGGTCCTTACCGACCTTCTTCTAAG TGGTTCATCCCTGAGAAATAAACAGATGTTCAATTTAATATGTGAGCTTCCAGAAACAGTAGCTAGGACATTAGTTCCAAGGATGAGAGTTGTAAAAGGAAGTGGAAAGGCAATCAACTACTTGACACCACCAAGGATCTTGCTTGCCTTGGTTACTGCATGGGTTCGACGGGGCCGATGGTTTGATGACGAG GGACGAGCAGTGTATGCAGCCGAAGCTGATAGAATTCGCAACTGGGCTGAAAGTCGAGCACGCTTCTCTTTCACTGATGCCATGGAGATGTACACAGAAAACACATGGGTTTCCGTATTCTCGCTCTCCGTGGTCTGTGCATTCATAATTCTTTCCAGCTCAGGTGGACCTCTTCCAGGCACATGA
- the LOC117857330 gene encoding probable chlorophyll(ide) b reductase NYC1, chloroplastic isoform X1, producing the protein MAAAAHLSVHGSLRRSAAELPSTSSHRPSLLRCRAFKQEADGGDRDDPSASSSSSPNEARKRRKGPLYKLKAAIQGLAGSRSAAAEVYGGEYQRAVEKAEEIFFSVATHLGKYVITMMGSGVVLGVGFQLSGGDSQMNELIWYSWLGGVIIGTMIGANSVLEEHCKAGPRNVVITGSTRGLGKAIAREFLLSGDHVVITSRSPESVLQTIKELEENIQEGLSVAKKKERKILSNAKVVGTACDVCKPEDVKKLVNFAINELGSVDIWINNAGTNKGFRPLVTFSDDDITQIVSTNLVGSLLCTREAMNVMQYQEKGGHIFNMDGAGSGGSSTPLTAVYGSTKCGLRQFQASLLKESRRSKVGVHTASPGMVLTDLLLSGSSLRNKQMFNLICELPETVARTLVPRMRVVKGSGKAINYLTPPRILLALVTAWVRRGRWFDDEGRAVYAAEADRIRNWAESRARFSFTDAMEMYTENTWVSVFSLSVVCAFIILSSSGGPLPGT; encoded by the exons atggcggccgccgcccacctctcCGTCCACGGCAGCCTCCGCCGCTCGGCGGCCGAGCtgccctccacctcctcccaccGCCCGTCCCTCCTGCGGTGCCGCGCGTTCAAGCAGGAGGCGGACGGCGGGGACCGCGACGACCcgtccgcgtcgtcgtcgtcgtcgccgaacGAGGCGCGGAAGCGCAGGAAGGGGCCGCTGTACAAGCTCAAGGCCGCGATCCAGGGGCTCGCGGGCTCCCGGTCGGCCGCGGCCGAGGTGTATGGGGGAGAGTACCAGCGCGCCGTCGAGAAGGCGGAGGAGATCTTCTTCTCG GTTGCTACACACCTAGGCAAATATGTTATCACTATGATGGGCAGTGGTGTTGTACTTGGGGTTGGATTTCAGCTATCAG GTGGAGACAGCCAAATGAATGAACTAATTTGGTATAGCTGGCTTGGTGGGGTGATTATTGGTACAATGATAGGTGCAAATAGTGTCCTAGAGGAACACTGCAAAGCTGGACCTCGTAATGTCGTCATAACGGGAAG CACAAGAGGGTTAGGAAAAGCAATTGCTCGGGAGTTTCTTCTTTCTGGAGACCATGTTGTGATTACTTCACGGAG TCCTGAATCAGTTCTTCAGACTATCAAAGAACTTGAAGAGAACATTCAGGAGGGCTTATCAGttgccaaaaagaaagaaaggaaaattttATCAAATGCCAAGGTTGTTGGTACAGCTTGTGATGTCTGTAAACCTGAAGATGTGAAGAAGTTAGTGAATTTTGCTATTAATGAGCTTGGCTCAGTTGACATCTGG ATAAATAATGCTGGCACGAATAAAGGATTTAGGCCACTGGTAACTTTTTCTGATGATGACATTACTCAG ATTGTATCGACAAACCTAGTTGGATCATTGCTGTGCACCAGAGAAGCTATGAATGTCATGCAATACCAAGAGAAGGGAGGCCATATATTCAACATGGATGGAGCAGGTTCTGGAGGATCAAGTACACCACTGACAGCTGT CTATGGTTCAACTAAATGTGGACTGAGGCAGTTCCAAGCATCACTTCTGAAGGAAAGCAGAAGATCAAAAGTTGGAGTGCACACTGCCTCTCCTGGTATGGTCCTTACCGACCTTCTTCTAAG TGGTTCATCCCTGAGAAATAAACAGATGTTCAATTTAATATGTGAGCTTCCAGAAACAGTAGCTAGGACATTAGTTCCAAGGATGAGAGTTGTAAAAGGAAGTGGAAAGGCAATCAACTACTTGACACCACCAAGGATCTTGCTTGCCTTGGTTACTGCATGGGTTCGACGGGGCCGATGGTTTGATGACGAG GGACGAGCAGTGTATGCAGCCGAAGCTGATAGAATTCGCAACTGGGCTGAAAGTCGAGCACGCTTCTCTTTCACTGATGCCATGGAGATGTACACAGAAAACACATGGGTTTCCGTATTCTCGCTCTCCGTGGTCTGTGCATTCATAATTCTTTCCAGCTCAGGTGGACCTCTTCCAGGCACATGA
- the LOC117855502 gene encoding uncharacterized protein: MDHGGSGGGRSSSRLRDRLARMFRPASLLRSTCNTTASTCSSSSSSSTAVPGAAGSSTKAPPPASACSSSRALLAADAAVARDGRDSFLASSRRDFASLVARTESFSTAVDRLHRRAGVAPAPPSRFSVDAPPTKEKEKSPREYRLGVGGGKSTSDKMKTKLLSNPYGFSSSDDAHSDVFTSDAEDLAARGGPASSKKLGESAETFFCSSRSFSSDSSEFYTNTKKKKKTKNRKMNNKSPAATAACSKPPPKPQKRGQVQTAGRRHHRRAASSACDTCGVRDGFRPVVCAAEEQVRKGFAVVKRSRDPYADFRSSMVEMIVGRQLFGAPDMERLLRSYLSLNAPRHHPVILQAFSDIWIVVHGG; this comes from the coding sequence ATGGACCACGGCGGTagcgggggagggaggagcaGCAGCCGCCTCCGGGACCGCCTGGCCCGGATGTTCCGCCCGGCCTCGCTGCTCCGCTCCACCTGCAacaccaccgcctccacctgctcctcctcctcttcctcgtcgacCGCCGTCCCCGGCGCCGCGGGGTCCTCCAccaaggcgccgccgccggcctccgcgtgCTCCTCCAGCCGCGCGCTGCtcgccgcggacgccgccgtcgcgcgcgACGGCAGGGACTccttcctcgcctcctcccgccgcgaCTTCGCGTCCCTCGTCGCCCGCACCGAGTCCTTCTCCACCGCCGTcgaccgcctccaccgccgcgccggcgtcgcgccggcgccgccctcgcgcttctccgtcgacgcgccgcccaccaaggagaaggagaagagccCGCGCGAGTACCGCCTCGGTGTCGGCGGCGGCAAGAGCACCAGCGACAAGATGAAGACGAAGCTGCTCTCCAACCCCTACGGCTTCAGCAGCTCCGACGACGCCCACAGCGACGTCTTCACCAGCGACGCCGaggacctcgccgcccgcggcggGCCGGCAAGCAGCAAGAAGCTGGGCGAGTCGGCGGAGACATTCTTCTGCTCCTCGCGGAGCTTCTCCTCCGACTCCTCCGAGTTCTACACcaacaccaagaagaagaagaagaccaagaaCAGGAAGATGAACAACAAGTCCCCGGCAGCCACAGCTGCCTGTAGtaagccgccgccgaagcctcAGAAGCGGGGCCAGGTCCAGACCGCCGGCAGGCGGCACCACCGCCGCGCGGCGAGCAGCGCCTGCGACACGTGCGGCGTGCGGGACGGGTTCCGCCCCGTGGTGtgcgcggcggaggagcaggtgcGCAAGGGGTTCGCGGTGGTGAAGCGGTCGCGGGACCCCTACGCCGACTTCCGGTCGTCCATGGTGGAGATGATCGTGGGGCGGCAGCTGTTCGGCGCGCCGGACATGGagcgcctcctccgctcctACCTCTCCCTCAAcgcgccgcgccaccacccCGTTATCCTCCAGGCATTCTCCGACATCTGGATCGTCGTCCACGGCGGCTAG